The following proteins come from a genomic window of Crassostrea angulata isolate pt1a10 chromosome 1, ASM2561291v2, whole genome shotgun sequence:
- the LOC128180433 gene encoding uncharacterized protein LOC128180433 isoform X2 translates to MSYFGWLTLFVLWYYVDRVFSFPVNDIQMESNTMSHSAITLEAVYKTTATFLDRMQLVNDTEQSPELKVKNYFGTDPESQQQFTNIIQELSGYEGNVRRDHGFESFYHVSGEQIQMAHFFIRSLRSKVKDLSSNTAIVKSNITLIREQVATIMYVIQEFYSNTNWIELHGSTIYEDFGQDGITLVGIADFKDKTCINCKYVNGIEHCENNTIGTKLTSGYRSGQNVGKPSGPNDIISGKCSHGTPDDTSRNIIATGGIYKGRSNRKEAPHSYLHSAAAKAAVKATEYYLIDQNRGLLELIGPEVFRDIFGIRSREEIVKTSLTFVIDVTGSMGDDIENVRIATKKIVNEAKDSQFVPEKYILVTFSDPASLTMGRNTTDFKTMLTWLDDIRVDGGGDCPEYAMSGILKGIEMSNNNSKIYFITDADAKDAHLENEVTNGLKAKNLELIMILTGKCPGRRKRDGTGKNYGSTIFQHEVGLLFHRVKRSSINVFESIAAETGGKVYVTSTSEVEAIVEKEIKETFPSSNVFVTLFVMPRNSTHNSTISIPVDDYINTLKIMVEPVSSLDKFVFYYPNGTVVSFSSPNEERELLGNILRISVRNPEPGQWTLRKMETSAWNINVTAHSALDFSTSVLETSSVGNSYQLSGNPIKGNNYSVVVDIQNLNPNSTCLSVVLMDDSGNEITEIFVTRVQLMGIARYIGDFVPYNKSSYVQIRGEDDQGNPFLRTRSLSIIPVSVQLRISPHLGDLRLNETSNISFSLTNTGESLIVFVITISDGNTDLKIQQDSLYGGDVYSDVVEVIPNSLQTITLHFSVTLENYTGIIQAEKRRYSVMDTRTADCTVTEHPQMCPTESRNTENCTSYNWTGSVEVSSATIRDSLIRVSTDEVILDHINLTESNFSVPILIRGHCCIQNVMITIIDKDGFFDQCNLVVSEHPLTVVQYPTTTERQTTFEETTFAEETTTVIETTAAEETTTVIETTAAEETTPVAETTTLEQVTVYVTSIEKRTLTGLDKEAITDEGNSKVIGMSVGFSVLGLTLVALIIFAVYTMKSRSNNIIPVVLSNYRTLKREDDINIGVNEILSKYHDIHNGEQVTQEFEVADCQGSETKEKIDVVNTITTDCTKEESKTNDNQARAADSSDHKAEKDTGRDDEKLTSNKSLNETIIEAKSVSESLAQEHTGIPKQDAIQGSVSSIGQKESSNTNLNVCSDFPILNSGEEHDMKNQKSPPENGSSSNNISVRTSQVLQNKEGTEVISEERSREETD, encoded by the exons ATGTCGTATTTTGGGTGGTTGACTTTGTTTGTTCTTTGGTATTATGTAGACCGTGTTTTCAGTTTTCCGGTAAATGATATACAAATGGAATCTAACACTATGTCACACAGTGCTATTACCTTGGAAGCCGTTTATAAAACAACTGCAACGTTTTTGGACAGAATGCAGCTCGTCAATGATACAGAACAATCACCTGAACTTAAAGTAAAGAACTATTTTGGAACAG atcCGGAATCCCAAcaacaatttacaaatataattcAAGAACTAAGTGGATACGAAGGCAATGTTCGAAGAGACCATGGATTTGAATCCTTTTATCACGTCAGTGGAGAGCAAATACAAATGG CTCACTTCTTTATTAGGAGTTTAAGAAGTAAGGTAAAGGATCTCTCGAGCAACACAGCGATAGTAAAATCCAATATAACGTTAATTCGAGAACAAGTTGCAACAATCATGTATGTTATACAGGAATTCTACAGCAATACCAACTGGATCGAACTCCATGGCTCGACTATCTACGAAGATTTTG GACAAGATGGCATAACATTGGTTGGAATTGCAGATTTCAAGGACAAAACTTGTATTAACTGTAAATATGTGAATGG AATAGAACATTGCGAAAACAATACTATTGGTACAAAATTGACCAGTGGCTATAGATCGGGACAAAATGTGGGAAAACCAA GTGGTCCCAATGATATTATAAGTGGTAAATGCAGTCACGGAACACCAGATGATACCAGTAGGAATATTATAGCTACCGGTGGTATTTATAAAGGAAGATCCAACCGAAAAGAGGCTCCTCACAGCTATCTCCACAGTGCAGCAGCGAAAGCAGCGGTTAAGGCAACGGAATACTATCTAATTgatcaaa atcgAGGACTTCTTGAGCTTATCGGTCCAGAAGTTTTCCGAGATATTTTTGGCATTCGTTCAAGAGAGGAAATAGTGAAAACGTCACTTACTTTCGTCATTGATGTCACTGGCTCCATGGGCGACGACATTGAAAATGTACGAATTGCCACTAAGAAAATAGTAAATGAGGCCAAAGACTCGCAATTTGTAccagaaaaatacattttggtTACATTCTCAGACCCAg CTAGTTTGACAATGGGGAGAAACACGACTGATTTCAAAACCATGTTAACATGGCTTGATGATATTAGGGTGGATGGAGGGGGTGATTGTCCGGAATATGCCATGTCGGGAATATTAAAAG GCATAGAAATGTCCAAcaacaattcaaaaatttacTTCATTACTGATGCAGACGCAAAGGACGCTCATCTAGAAAATGAGGTAACAAACGGACTAAAGGCAAAAAATCTGGAACTCATTATGATACTTACTGGTAAATGTCCTGGAAGAAGAAAAAGAGACGGTACTG GAAAAAATTATGGTtctacaatttttcaacatgaaGTTGGTCTATTGTTTCATCGAGTGAAAAGATCAAGTATAAATGTGTTTGAGTCAATCGCAGCAGAAACAGGCGGGAAAGTCTATGTTACCAGCACTTCAGAAGTTGAGGCAATAGTGGAAAAAGAGATTAAG GAAACATTTCCTTCTTCCAACGTTTTTGTTACACTGTTTGTGATGCCTAGGAACTCCACCCACAATTCAACAATTTCTATTCCGGTAGACGATTATATCAATACGCTCAAGATCATGGTTGAACCCGTATCGTCGTTGGACAAGTTTGTTTTCTATTATCCAAACG GCACAGTAGTTTCCTTTTCATCACCAAATGAAGAAAGAGAACTTTTGGGAAATATTCTAAGAATATCGGTTAGG AACCCAGAACCGGGGCAGTGGACTCTTCGGAAAATGGAAACGAGCGCATGGAATATAAACGTCACAGCTCATAGTGCATTGGATTTCTCAACAAGTGTTTTAGAAACTAGCTCCGTAGGCAATTCCTATCAGCTATCAGGAAACCCGATTAAGg GTAATAATTACTCTGTTGTTGTTGATATCCAAAATTTGAATCCAAATTCCACATGTTTAAGCGTAGTTCTCATGGATGACAGCGGAAATGAAATAACTGAAATTTTTGTCACCAGAGTGCAATTAATGGGAATTGCTCGATATATCGGAGATTTCGTTCCATATAATAAG TCAAGTTATGTGCAAATACGAGGAGAAGATGATCAAGGAAACCCATTCTTACGGACAAGATCTTTATCCATTATTCCCGTATCAGTTCAACTTCGAATATCTCCTCATCTTG gaGACTTGCGACTTAATGAGACAAGTAACATATCTTTCTCCTTAACAAACACTGGAGAAAGCCTAATTGTGTTTGTCATCACGATTTCGGATGGCAATACTGACCTCAAAATACAGCAAGATAGTTTATATGGCGGCGATGTTTATAGTGATGTAGTAGAAGTAATCCCAAACTCTTTACAAACTAT AACTTTACATTTTTCGGTAACTCTAGAAAACTATACTGGTATCATTCAAGCAGAGAAAAGGCGATATTCT GTTATGGACACAAGAACTGCAGATTGCACAGTGACTGAACACCCACAAATGTGTCCTACAGAGTCGCGAAATACAGAAAACTGTACCTCCTATAACTGGACGGGCTCAGTCGAAGTTTCTTCAGCAACCATCAGGGATTCGCTCATCAGAGTATCTACCGACGAAGTTATTCTAGATCACATTAATTTAACGGAGTCAAACTTCTCTGTACCGATATTAATAAG aggGCATTGTTGTATTCAAAATGTTATGATAACCATTATAGACAAGGACGGGTTTTTCGATCAATGCAATTTGGTTGTCTCTGAGCACCCTCTAACTGTTGTCCAATATCCAACGACTACAGAAAGGCAAACAACATTTGAAGAAACCACATTCGCTGAAGAAACAACTACTGTTATAGAGACCACAGCAGCTGAAGAAACAACAACTGTTATAGAGACCACAGCAGCTGAAGAAACAACACCTGTTGCAGAAACCACAACATTGGAACAAGTAACAGTCTATGTAACGTCGATAGAAAAACGCACATTAACAGGACTTGATAAAGAG GCGATTACCGACGAAGGGAATTCAAAAGTAATAGGAATGTCGGTAGGCTTTAGTGTCCTCGGATTGACTCTTGTAGCACTAATCATATTTGCAGTCTATACTATGAAATCACGATCCAACAACATAATACCTGTTGTATTATCAAACTATCGCACTCTTAAAAGGGAAGATGACATAAATATAGGGGTCAACGAAATCCTGTCTAAATATCACGACATACATAACGGAGAACAAGTCACACAAGAATTTGAAGTCGCAGATTGTCAAGGAAGTGAAACAAAAGAGAAAATTGATGTGGTCAATACCATTACCACTGATTGCACAAAAGAAGAATCGAAAACGAATGATAACCAAGCCCGTGCTGCAGATTCTTCAGATCATAAAGCAGAAAAGGACACTGGCAGGGACGACGAAAAGTTGACATCAAACAAGTCGCTCAACGAAACAATCATTGAAGCAAAATCAGTGTCGGAATCCTTGGCACAGGAACACACAGGCATCCCCAAACAGGACGCCATTCAGGGGTCAGTCAGCAGCATTGGTCAAAAGGAAAGCTCTAACACTAATCTGAATGTTTGTTCGGATTTCCCAATTCTAAATTCAGGTGAAGAACACgatatgaaaaatcagaaatCTCCACCTGAGAATGGCAGCTCATCAAACAATATAAGTGTCCGAACTTCTCAAGTTCTTCAAAACAAAGAGGGGACTGAGGTTATATCCGAAGAACGCAGCAGAGAAGAAACTGATTAA
- the LOC128180433 gene encoding uncharacterized protein LOC128180433 isoform X1, which yields MSYFGWLTLFVLWYYVDRVFSFPVNDIQMESNTMSHSAITLEAVYKTTATFLDRMQLVNDTEQSPELKVKNYFGTDPESQQQFTNIIQELSGYEGNVRRDHGFESFYHVSGEQIQMAHFFIRSLRSKVKDLSSNTAIVKSNITLIREQVATIMYVIQEFYSNTNWIELHGSTIYEDFGQDGITLVGIADFKDKTCINCKYVNGIEHCENNTIGTKLTSGYRSGQNVGKPKGGPNDIISGKCSHGTPDDTSRNIIATGGIYKGRSNRKEAPHSYLHSAAAKAAVKATEYYLIDQNRGLLELIGPEVFRDIFGIRSREEIVKTSLTFVIDVTGSMGDDIENVRIATKKIVNEAKDSQFVPEKYILVTFSDPASLTMGRNTTDFKTMLTWLDDIRVDGGGDCPEYAMSGILKGIEMSNNNSKIYFITDADAKDAHLENEVTNGLKAKNLELIMILTGKCPGRRKRDGTGKNYGSTIFQHEVGLLFHRVKRSSINVFESIAAETGGKVYVTSTSEVEAIVEKEIKETFPSSNVFVTLFVMPRNSTHNSTISIPVDDYINTLKIMVEPVSSLDKFVFYYPNGTVVSFSSPNEERELLGNILRISVRNPEPGQWTLRKMETSAWNINVTAHSALDFSTSVLETSSVGNSYQLSGNPIKGNNYSVVVDIQNLNPNSTCLSVVLMDDSGNEITEIFVTRVQLMGIARYIGDFVPYNKSSYVQIRGEDDQGNPFLRTRSLSIIPVSVQLRISPHLGDLRLNETSNISFSLTNTGESLIVFVITISDGNTDLKIQQDSLYGGDVYSDVVEVIPNSLQTITLHFSVTLENYTGIIQAEKRRYSVMDTRTADCTVTEHPQMCPTESRNTENCTSYNWTGSVEVSSATIRDSLIRVSTDEVILDHINLTESNFSVPILIRGHCCIQNVMITIIDKDGFFDQCNLVVSEHPLTVVQYPTTTERQTTFEETTFAEETTTVIETTAAEETTTVIETTAAEETTPVAETTTLEQVTVYVTSIEKRTLTGLDKEAITDEGNSKVIGMSVGFSVLGLTLVALIIFAVYTMKSRSNNIIPVVLSNYRTLKREDDINIGVNEILSKYHDIHNGEQVTQEFEVADCQGSETKEKIDVVNTITTDCTKEESKTNDNQARAADSSDHKAEKDTGRDDEKLTSNKSLNETIIEAKSVSESLAQEHTGIPKQDAIQGSVSSIGQKESSNTNLNVCSDFPILNSGEEHDMKNQKSPPENGSSSNNISVRTSQVLQNKEGTEVISEERSREETD from the exons ATGTCGTATTTTGGGTGGTTGACTTTGTTTGTTCTTTGGTATTATGTAGACCGTGTTTTCAGTTTTCCGGTAAATGATATACAAATGGAATCTAACACTATGTCACACAGTGCTATTACCTTGGAAGCCGTTTATAAAACAACTGCAACGTTTTTGGACAGAATGCAGCTCGTCAATGATACAGAACAATCACCTGAACTTAAAGTAAAGAACTATTTTGGAACAG atcCGGAATCCCAAcaacaatttacaaatataattcAAGAACTAAGTGGATACGAAGGCAATGTTCGAAGAGACCATGGATTTGAATCCTTTTATCACGTCAGTGGAGAGCAAATACAAATGG CTCACTTCTTTATTAGGAGTTTAAGAAGTAAGGTAAAGGATCTCTCGAGCAACACAGCGATAGTAAAATCCAATATAACGTTAATTCGAGAACAAGTTGCAACAATCATGTATGTTATACAGGAATTCTACAGCAATACCAACTGGATCGAACTCCATGGCTCGACTATCTACGAAGATTTTG GACAAGATGGCATAACATTGGTTGGAATTGCAGATTTCAAGGACAAAACTTGTATTAACTGTAAATATGTGAATGG AATAGAACATTGCGAAAACAATACTATTGGTACAAAATTGACCAGTGGCTATAGATCGGGACAAAATGTGGGAAAACCAA AAGGTGGTCCCAATGATATTATAAGTGGTAAATGCAGTCACGGAACACCAGATGATACCAGTAGGAATATTATAGCTACCGGTGGTATTTATAAAGGAAGATCCAACCGAAAAGAGGCTCCTCACAGCTATCTCCACAGTGCAGCAGCGAAAGCAGCGGTTAAGGCAACGGAATACTATCTAATTgatcaaa atcgAGGACTTCTTGAGCTTATCGGTCCAGAAGTTTTCCGAGATATTTTTGGCATTCGTTCAAGAGAGGAAATAGTGAAAACGTCACTTACTTTCGTCATTGATGTCACTGGCTCCATGGGCGACGACATTGAAAATGTACGAATTGCCACTAAGAAAATAGTAAATGAGGCCAAAGACTCGCAATTTGTAccagaaaaatacattttggtTACATTCTCAGACCCAg CTAGTTTGACAATGGGGAGAAACACGACTGATTTCAAAACCATGTTAACATGGCTTGATGATATTAGGGTGGATGGAGGGGGTGATTGTCCGGAATATGCCATGTCGGGAATATTAAAAG GCATAGAAATGTCCAAcaacaattcaaaaatttacTTCATTACTGATGCAGACGCAAAGGACGCTCATCTAGAAAATGAGGTAACAAACGGACTAAAGGCAAAAAATCTGGAACTCATTATGATACTTACTGGTAAATGTCCTGGAAGAAGAAAAAGAGACGGTACTG GAAAAAATTATGGTtctacaatttttcaacatgaaGTTGGTCTATTGTTTCATCGAGTGAAAAGATCAAGTATAAATGTGTTTGAGTCAATCGCAGCAGAAACAGGCGGGAAAGTCTATGTTACCAGCACTTCAGAAGTTGAGGCAATAGTGGAAAAAGAGATTAAG GAAACATTTCCTTCTTCCAACGTTTTTGTTACACTGTTTGTGATGCCTAGGAACTCCACCCACAATTCAACAATTTCTATTCCGGTAGACGATTATATCAATACGCTCAAGATCATGGTTGAACCCGTATCGTCGTTGGACAAGTTTGTTTTCTATTATCCAAACG GCACAGTAGTTTCCTTTTCATCACCAAATGAAGAAAGAGAACTTTTGGGAAATATTCTAAGAATATCGGTTAGG AACCCAGAACCGGGGCAGTGGACTCTTCGGAAAATGGAAACGAGCGCATGGAATATAAACGTCACAGCTCATAGTGCATTGGATTTCTCAACAAGTGTTTTAGAAACTAGCTCCGTAGGCAATTCCTATCAGCTATCAGGAAACCCGATTAAGg GTAATAATTACTCTGTTGTTGTTGATATCCAAAATTTGAATCCAAATTCCACATGTTTAAGCGTAGTTCTCATGGATGACAGCGGAAATGAAATAACTGAAATTTTTGTCACCAGAGTGCAATTAATGGGAATTGCTCGATATATCGGAGATTTCGTTCCATATAATAAG TCAAGTTATGTGCAAATACGAGGAGAAGATGATCAAGGAAACCCATTCTTACGGACAAGATCTTTATCCATTATTCCCGTATCAGTTCAACTTCGAATATCTCCTCATCTTG gaGACTTGCGACTTAATGAGACAAGTAACATATCTTTCTCCTTAACAAACACTGGAGAAAGCCTAATTGTGTTTGTCATCACGATTTCGGATGGCAATACTGACCTCAAAATACAGCAAGATAGTTTATATGGCGGCGATGTTTATAGTGATGTAGTAGAAGTAATCCCAAACTCTTTACAAACTAT AACTTTACATTTTTCGGTAACTCTAGAAAACTATACTGGTATCATTCAAGCAGAGAAAAGGCGATATTCT GTTATGGACACAAGAACTGCAGATTGCACAGTGACTGAACACCCACAAATGTGTCCTACAGAGTCGCGAAATACAGAAAACTGTACCTCCTATAACTGGACGGGCTCAGTCGAAGTTTCTTCAGCAACCATCAGGGATTCGCTCATCAGAGTATCTACCGACGAAGTTATTCTAGATCACATTAATTTAACGGAGTCAAACTTCTCTGTACCGATATTAATAAG aggGCATTGTTGTATTCAAAATGTTATGATAACCATTATAGACAAGGACGGGTTTTTCGATCAATGCAATTTGGTTGTCTCTGAGCACCCTCTAACTGTTGTCCAATATCCAACGACTACAGAAAGGCAAACAACATTTGAAGAAACCACATTCGCTGAAGAAACAACTACTGTTATAGAGACCACAGCAGCTGAAGAAACAACAACTGTTATAGAGACCACAGCAGCTGAAGAAACAACACCTGTTGCAGAAACCACAACATTGGAACAAGTAACAGTCTATGTAACGTCGATAGAAAAACGCACATTAACAGGACTTGATAAAGAG GCGATTACCGACGAAGGGAATTCAAAAGTAATAGGAATGTCGGTAGGCTTTAGTGTCCTCGGATTGACTCTTGTAGCACTAATCATATTTGCAGTCTATACTATGAAATCACGATCCAACAACATAATACCTGTTGTATTATCAAACTATCGCACTCTTAAAAGGGAAGATGACATAAATATAGGGGTCAACGAAATCCTGTCTAAATATCACGACATACATAACGGAGAACAAGTCACACAAGAATTTGAAGTCGCAGATTGTCAAGGAAGTGAAACAAAAGAGAAAATTGATGTGGTCAATACCATTACCACTGATTGCACAAAAGAAGAATCGAAAACGAATGATAACCAAGCCCGTGCTGCAGATTCTTCAGATCATAAAGCAGAAAAGGACACTGGCAGGGACGACGAAAAGTTGACATCAAACAAGTCGCTCAACGAAACAATCATTGAAGCAAAATCAGTGTCGGAATCCTTGGCACAGGAACACACAGGCATCCCCAAACAGGACGCCATTCAGGGGTCAGTCAGCAGCATTGGTCAAAAGGAAAGCTCTAACACTAATCTGAATGTTTGTTCGGATTTCCCAATTCTAAATTCAGGTGAAGAACACgatatgaaaaatcagaaatCTCCACCTGAGAATGGCAGCTCATCAAACAATATAAGTGTCCGAACTTCTCAAGTTCTTCAAAACAAAGAGGGGACTGAGGTTATATCCGAAGAACGCAGCAGAGAAGAAACTGATTAA